A window of the Azospirillum formosense genome harbors these coding sequences:
- a CDS encoding methyl-accepting chemotaxis protein produces MRINEPITNTEVELQEGVPLVSRTDPNGRITFVNKAFVEISGFDEKELIGAPHNIVRHPHMPKEAFANLWATIKSGRPWEGLVKNRTKDGGFYWVRANVTPVVENGQVTGYISIRSKPSRAEIAETEAAYAAIREERASRLELHEGALVRRGFGPRLADRTRSIAGRLTLLVGMLVLIIAFAGGIGLYGMEGSNAALKTVYEDRTVPAVQLGDILDLMRDDIQETTLLVIDARDGSDAKVVEERMRRILANKERVDTLWKEYLATYLTPEEKRLADRFQERRGVFVREALLPALEMAKTGDALRLESHLGAKLLPSFRAAAEVNRELLALQIRVAKEEYDGAVSALNRNVTDILLMIVAGTIAAVTMGVLLLRAMRRPLRLLEESFERIARNDFITPVPFSGVAEFHRIGSELRAMKAKVAYGLHERQEMEERGKAATRSALLETCMAIESDLDATWIRVEQAAQRADDGIGNLMAALSVVGENTVVVATASEQASTNASGVAAATEELTAAGREIARQAVRSSEVAQRAVRRARDSAEAITRMEVATEEIGKVAKLINDIAGQTNLLALNATIEAARAGEAGKGFAVVAGEVKSLAGQTARATGDIARQIAQLQQAVEGSVSSIQMVIRVIEEIDEAATATAAAVEEQAAANAEIGRNAAGSAQGASRLSSSVLRIRDQADEINGTATDVSRRMTDTRTAVSDLKRRLVIALRQSVAGDRRISDRIPCDVPVSVSIAGSPHATTMLDLSLNGMLIDPGPLPTLPEQRRVGVSIHNVGEVPCVVAGASDLGLHLAFESQDSALAGRLEVFYDALVANDARFIEKAQETAEAMSRAFENSVNRGEISEEDLFSTDLVTIPGSEPEQFTAPFLALTDRLFPAVQEPVLAFDQRVQFCAAVNTIGYLPTHNTRYSQAQRPGDTVWNTANCRNRRIFADRAGLSAARNTRPFLLQAYHRDMGGGQIVRLKEVDAPIIVRGRHWGGLRLAYKA; encoded by the coding sequence ATGCGCATCAACGAGCCGATTACCAACACCGAGGTCGAGTTGCAGGAGGGGGTGCCGTTGGTGTCGCGCACCGACCCCAACGGCCGGATCACGTTTGTCAACAAAGCCTTTGTCGAGATCAGCGGCTTTGATGAAAAGGAGCTGATTGGCGCTCCCCACAACATCGTCCGCCATCCCCACATGCCCAAGGAGGCCTTCGCCAATCTCTGGGCCACGATCAAGTCCGGCCGGCCCTGGGAAGGTCTGGTGAAGAACCGGACGAAGGACGGCGGCTTTTATTGGGTCCGCGCCAACGTCACCCCGGTCGTGGAGAACGGACAGGTCACCGGCTACATCTCCATACGCTCCAAGCCGAGCCGGGCAGAGATCGCCGAGACCGAGGCCGCCTACGCCGCCATCCGCGAGGAGCGGGCGTCACGGCTGGAACTGCACGAGGGCGCCCTGGTTCGCCGGGGATTCGGGCCGCGGCTGGCGGACAGGACCCGCAGCATCGCCGGGCGTCTGACGCTGCTCGTCGGGATGCTGGTTCTCATCATCGCGTTCGCGGGCGGCATCGGGCTGTACGGCATGGAGGGTTCCAACGCCGCCCTGAAGACGGTCTACGAGGACCGCACGGTGCCGGCGGTTCAGCTCGGCGACATCCTGGACCTGATGCGCGACGATATCCAGGAAACCACCCTGCTCGTCATCGACGCGCGCGACGGCAGCGACGCCAAGGTGGTCGAGGAACGGATGCGCCGCATCCTCGCCAACAAGGAACGCGTCGACACGCTCTGGAAGGAATATCTGGCGACTTATCTGACCCCAGAGGAGAAGCGGTTGGCCGACCGGTTCCAGGAGCGGCGCGGCGTTTTCGTGCGCGAGGCTCTGCTGCCCGCCCTGGAGATGGCGAAAACCGGAGACGCCCTGCGGCTGGAGTCTCATCTGGGCGCGAAGCTTCTCCCGTCGTTCCGTGCCGCCGCCGAGGTCAACCGCGAACTGCTCGCCCTCCAGATCCGCGTCGCGAAGGAAGAGTATGATGGTGCCGTGTCCGCCCTGAACCGGAACGTCACCGACATCCTGCTCATGATCGTTGCCGGAACGATCGCCGCGGTCACCATGGGCGTGCTGCTGTTGAGAGCCATGCGCCGCCCCCTGCGCCTTCTCGAGGAGAGCTTCGAGCGGATCGCGCGCAATGACTTCATCACGCCCGTCCCCTTCTCCGGCGTGGCGGAGTTCCATCGGATCGGTTCGGAATTGCGGGCCATGAAGGCCAAGGTCGCCTACGGCCTGCATGAACGGCAGGAGATGGAGGAGCGCGGCAAGGCGGCCACGCGGTCCGCGCTTCTGGAAACCTGCATGGCCATCGAAAGCGATCTCGACGCCACCTGGATCAGGGTCGAGCAGGCCGCCCAGCGCGCCGACGACGGCATCGGCAACCTGATGGCGGCGCTGAGCGTGGTGGGCGAGAACACGGTCGTCGTGGCAACCGCGTCGGAGCAGGCGAGCACCAACGCCTCGGGCGTCGCCGCCGCGACGGAGGAGTTGACCGCCGCCGGCCGCGAGATCGCCCGCCAGGCGGTGCGGTCCAGCGAGGTGGCCCAGCGCGCCGTCCGTCGCGCGCGCGACTCCGCCGAGGCCATCACCCGGATGGAGGTGGCGACCGAGGAAATCGGCAAGGTCGCCAAGCTGATCAACGACATCGCCGGGCAGACCAACCTGCTGGCCCTGAACGCCACCATCGAGGCGGCCCGCGCGGGTGAAGCCGGCAAGGGATTCGCCGTGGTGGCCGGCGAGGTCAAGTCGCTCGCCGGACAGACGGCGCGCGCCACCGGCGACATCGCCCGGCAGATCGCCCAATTGCAGCAGGCGGTGGAAGGCAGCGTCTCCTCCATCCAGATGGTGATCCGCGTGATCGAGGAGATCGACGAGGCCGCCACCGCCACCGCCGCCGCGGTCGAGGAGCAGGCCGCCGCCAACGCCGAGATCGGGCGCAACGCCGCCGGTTCGGCCCAGGGCGCCTCCCGGCTGTCGTCCAGCGTCCTGCGCATCCGCGATCAGGCGGACGAGATCAACGGCACCGCCACCGATGTCAGCCGGCGCATGACGGACACCCGCACCGCCGTCTCCGACCTGAAACGCCGTCTGGTCATTGCGCTGCGCCAGTCGGTGGCCGGTGACCGCCGCATCTCCGACCGCATTCCGTGCGATGTCCCGGTGTCGGTGAGCATCGCCGGCTCGCCGCATGCCACCACCATGCTCGACCTGTCTCTGAACGGCATGCTGATCGATCCGGGGCCGCTGCCGACCCTGCCCGAGCAGAGGCGCGTCGGTGTGTCGATTCACAACGTCGGCGAGGTGCCCTGCGTCGTCGCCGGCGCCAGCGACCTCGGTCTGCACCTCGCCTTCGAAAGCCAAGACTCGGCGCTGGCCGGGCGGTTGGAAGTCTTTTACGACGCGCTGGTGGCCAATGACGCGCGTTTCATCGAAAAGGCGCAAGAGACCGCGGAGGCGATGTCGCGGGCGTTCGAAAACAGCGTGAATCGCGGCGAGATCAGTGAGGAGGATCTGTTCTCCACCGATCTGGTCACCATTCCCGGCAGCGAGCCGGAGCAGTTCACCGCCCCCTTCCTGGCGCTGACCGACCGGCTGTTCCCGGCCGTGCAGGAACCGGTTTTGGCCTTCGATCAGAGGGTGCAGTTCTGCGCCGCGGTCAACACGATCGGCTATCTGCCAACGCACAACACCCGCTACTCGCAGGCGCAGCGGCCGGGCGACACCGTCTGGAACACGGCCAACTGCCGCAACCGGCGAATCTTCGCCGACCGGGCCGGGTTGAGCGCGGCGCGGAACACGCGGCCGTTCCTGCTGCAGGCCTACCACCGCGACATGGGCGGCGGGCAGATCGTGCGCCTCAAGGAGGTGGACGCCCCGATCATCGTGCGCGGGCGCCACTGGGGCGGCCTGCGCCTCGCCTACAAGGCGTGA
- a CDS encoding nitrate ABC transporter ATP-binding protein (This model describes the ATP binding subunits of ATP-binding cassette (ABC) transporters for nitrate transport, or for bicarbonate transport, in bacteria and archaea.) codes for MAILELKTVAKSYGGTEVLRGIDLSIAEGEFVAIVGFSGAGKTTLVNLMGGLAAPDAGEVLFRGEPVRGPGAERGVVFQNYSLMPWLSVKDNVALAVDAVHKGKPSPERGVLTRRAVETVGLGHATDRRPRELSGGMRQRVGFARALAMSPEMLLLDEPLSALDALTRAKLQDEIEAIWRKDRKTVVLITNDVDEAILLADRIIPLTTGPGATLGPAFAVDLPRPRDRTAVNHDPAFKRLRAEVTAWLMEAGASRAAAAVDESLPPPKATPVTAAPPPKSYQAGRSGGLSDDRYVEFSRVTKTFATPKGPLTVVDGFDLKMRKGEFISLIGHSGCGKSTVLSMVAGLADVSSGGIVLDGREVDGAGPDRAVVFQAPSLFPWLTALENVMLGVDRVYPQAGRGERNDIARYYLSRVGLGDAMHKRAAELSNGMKQRVGIARAFALSPKLLLLDEPFGMLDSLTRWELQEVLMEVWARTQVTAICVTHDVDEAILLADRVVMMSNGPNARIGHILEVDIPQPRTRQALLEHPRYYAYREELLNFLEGGHRGTAKAA; via the coding sequence ATGGCCATCCTTGAGCTGAAGACCGTCGCGAAGTCCTATGGCGGGACCGAGGTGCTGCGCGGAATCGACCTGTCCATCGCGGAGGGCGAGTTCGTCGCCATCGTCGGCTTCTCCGGCGCCGGCAAGACCACGCTGGTCAACCTGATGGGCGGGCTGGCCGCCCCCGACGCGGGCGAGGTGCTGTTCCGCGGCGAGCCGGTGCGCGGGCCGGGAGCGGAACGCGGCGTCGTGTTCCAGAACTACTCGCTGATGCCCTGGCTGAGTGTGAAGGACAACGTGGCGCTGGCCGTGGACGCCGTGCACAAGGGCAAGCCGTCGCCGGAGCGCGGCGTGCTCACCCGCCGGGCGGTGGAGACGGTGGGGCTGGGCCACGCCACCGACCGCCGCCCCAGGGAGCTGTCGGGCGGCATGCGCCAGCGCGTCGGCTTCGCCCGCGCGCTGGCCATGAGCCCGGAGATGCTGCTGCTCGACGAGCCGCTGTCGGCGCTGGACGCGCTGACCCGCGCCAAACTGCAGGACGAGATCGAGGCGATCTGGCGCAAGGACCGCAAGACCGTCGTCCTCATCACCAACGACGTGGACGAGGCGATCCTGCTGGCCGACCGCATCATCCCGCTGACGACCGGTCCGGGGGCGACGCTCGGCCCGGCCTTCGCGGTGGACCTGCCGCGCCCGCGCGACCGCACCGCCGTGAACCACGACCCGGCCTTCAAGCGCCTGCGCGCCGAGGTCACGGCGTGGCTGATGGAGGCCGGGGCCAGCCGCGCCGCCGCCGCGGTGGACGAGAGCCTGCCCCCGCCGAAGGCGACGCCGGTCACCGCCGCGCCGCCGCCGAAATCCTATCAGGCCGGGCGGAGCGGCGGCCTGTCCGACGACCGCTATGTGGAGTTCAGCCGGGTCACCAAGACCTTCGCCACGCCGAAGGGGCCGCTGACCGTGGTCGACGGCTTCGACCTGAAGATGCGCAAGGGGGAGTTTATCTCGCTGATCGGCCATTCGGGCTGCGGCAAATCCACGGTGCTGTCGATGGTCGCCGGGCTGGCCGACGTCTCCAGCGGCGGCATCGTTCTGGATGGCCGGGAGGTCGATGGTGCCGGCCCCGACCGCGCGGTGGTCTTCCAGGCGCCCAGCCTGTTCCCCTGGCTGACCGCCCTGGAGAACGTCATGCTGGGGGTCGACCGCGTCTACCCGCAGGCCGGCCGGGGCGAGCGCAACGACATCGCCCGCTACTACCTGTCGCGCGTCGGGCTGGGCGACGCCATGCACAAGAGGGCGGCGGAGCTGTCCAACGGCATGAAGCAGCGCGTCGGCATCGCGCGGGCCTTCGCCCTGTCGCCGAAGCTGCTGCTGCTCGACGAGCCCTTCGGCATGCTGGACAGCCTGACCCGCTGGGAGCTTCAGGAGGTGCTGATGGAGGTCTGGGCGCGCACCCAGGTCACCGCCATCTGCGTGACCCACGACGTCGACGAGGCAATCCTGCTGGCCGACCGTGTGGTGATGATGTCCAACGGGCCGAACGCCCGCATCGGCCACATCCTGGAGGTGGACATCCCCCAGCCCCGGACCCGGCAGGCCCTGCTGGAGCATCCCCGCTACTACGCCTACCGGGAGGAGCTGCTGAACTTCCTGGAAGGCGGGCATCGCGGGACGGCGAAAGCGGCGTGA
- the nirB gene encoding nitrite reductase large subunit NirB → MSTHTNPPTPRERLVVVGNGMAGIRMLEELLAKAPDRYDITVFGAEPHPNYNRIMLSPVLAGEKTFDQIVLNGRDWYAANGIKLLTGDRVEVIDRANRSVTAMSGLTVPYDRLLIATGSTPVIIPVPGSTLPGVVGFRDLADVDTMLEAAAKGGRAVVIGGGLLGLEAANGLKIKGMDVTVLHLMDTLMERQLDRSAGALLRHELERRGITVLTGADTAEIVGNEKVSAVRLKNGQELPADLVVMAVGIRPNTTLGKAAGLACGRGIQVDDAMTTSDPAILSVGECVEHRGQTYGLVAPLFEMAKVAAARLAGGTEAAYTGSVTSTKLKVTGVDVFSAGDFTGGKDCEDIVFRDAARGVYKRVVVKENRILGAVLYGDTKDGGWYFQMLKDGTEVAPVRDTLIFGQGFGGEGAANPKAAVAALPDSAEICGCNGVCKGTIVTAITEKGLSSLDEVRAHTKASASCGSCTGQVEQLLALTLGDGYTGEAKAKPMCKCTDRTHDEVRRAITALDLKSIPDVMQRLEWRTPDGCHHCRPALNYYLLCEWPGDYKDDSRSRYINERVHANIQKDGTYSVVPRMWGGLTSAKELRAIADVVDKFAIPTVKVTGGQRIDLFGVKKEDLPAVWADLNAAGMVSGHAYAKGLRTVKTCVGSEWCRFGTQDSTGLGVKLERMTWGTWTPHKVKLAVSGCPRNCAEATIKDLGIVCVDSGYELHVGGNGGMHVRACDLLVKVETEAEVLEYTGAYMQLYREEARYLERTAPWLERVGLDHVKRRLVDDAEGRAALNARFLFSQSFSQDDPWAERANGSVDRHEFAPLAQVG, encoded by the coding sequence ATGAGCACGCACACCAATCCACCGACTCCGCGCGAACGGCTGGTCGTCGTCGGCAACGGCATGGCCGGCATCCGCATGCTGGAGGAGCTGCTGGCCAAGGCGCCGGACCGCTACGACATCACCGTCTTCGGCGCCGAACCGCACCCCAACTACAACCGCATCATGCTCTCCCCCGTGCTGGCCGGGGAGAAGACCTTCGACCAGATCGTGCTGAACGGGCGCGACTGGTACGCGGCCAACGGAATCAAGCTGTTGACCGGCGACCGGGTGGAGGTGATCGACCGTGCGAACCGCAGCGTCACGGCGATGTCCGGCCTGACCGTGCCCTACGACCGGCTGCTGATCGCCACCGGTTCCACCCCCGTCATCATCCCGGTCCCCGGCTCCACCCTGCCCGGCGTCGTCGGCTTCCGCGACCTCGCCGATGTCGACACGATGCTGGAGGCGGCGGCCAAGGGCGGGCGCGCCGTGGTCATCGGCGGCGGCCTGCTCGGGCTGGAGGCCGCCAACGGCCTGAAGATCAAGGGCATGGACGTCACGGTCCTGCACCTGATGGACACGCTGATGGAACGGCAGCTCGACCGCTCCGCCGGGGCGCTGCTGCGGCACGAGCTGGAGCGCCGCGGCATCACCGTGCTGACCGGCGCCGACACTGCTGAAATCGTAGGCAACGAGAAAGTTTCCGCGGTTCGCCTGAAAAACGGGCAGGAGCTTCCCGCCGATCTGGTGGTCATGGCGGTGGGCATCCGCCCGAACACGACGCTGGGCAAGGCGGCGGGGCTGGCCTGCGGGCGCGGCATCCAGGTGGACGACGCCATGACCACCTCCGACCCGGCGATCCTGTCGGTCGGCGAGTGTGTGGAGCATCGCGGCCAGACCTACGGCCTCGTCGCCCCGCTGTTCGAGATGGCCAAGGTCGCCGCCGCCCGGCTGGCCGGCGGTACGGAGGCCGCCTACACCGGCTCCGTCACCTCGACCAAGCTGAAGGTGACGGGGGTGGACGTCTTCTCGGCCGGCGACTTCACCGGTGGCAAGGACTGCGAGGACATCGTGTTCCGCGACGCCGCCCGCGGCGTCTACAAGCGCGTGGTGGTCAAGGAGAACCGCATCCTGGGCGCCGTGCTCTACGGCGACACCAAGGACGGCGGCTGGTACTTCCAGATGCTGAAGGACGGGACCGAGGTGGCGCCGGTCCGCGACACCCTCATTTTTGGGCAAGGATTCGGAGGCGAGGGCGCGGCAAACCCTAAGGCCGCCGTTGCGGCGCTCCCCGACAGTGCGGAGATCTGCGGCTGCAACGGCGTGTGCAAGGGCACCATCGTCACGGCGATCACCGAGAAGGGCCTGTCCAGCCTGGACGAGGTGCGGGCTCATACCAAAGCCTCGGCCTCCTGCGGAAGCTGCACCGGTCAGGTGGAGCAGCTCCTCGCCCTGACGCTCGGCGATGGTTACACCGGCGAGGCGAAGGCCAAGCCGATGTGCAAGTGCACCGACCGCACCCACGACGAGGTGCGCCGGGCCATCACCGCGCTGGACCTGAAGTCCATCCCCGACGTGATGCAGCGGCTGGAATGGCGCACGCCCGACGGCTGCCATCATTGCCGCCCGGCGCTGAACTATTACCTGCTCTGCGAATGGCCGGGCGACTACAAGGACGACAGCCGCTCCCGCTACATCAACGAGCGCGTCCACGCCAACATCCAGAAGGACGGCACCTACTCCGTCGTTCCGCGCATGTGGGGCGGGCTGACCAGCGCCAAGGAACTGCGCGCCATCGCCGACGTGGTGGACAAGTTCGCCATCCCCACGGTGAAGGTGACGGGCGGCCAGCGCATCGACCTGTTCGGCGTGAAGAAGGAGGATCTGCCCGCGGTGTGGGCGGACCTGAACGCCGCCGGCATGGTCTCCGGCCACGCCTACGCCAAGGGGCTGCGCACGGTGAAGACCTGCGTCGGCTCGGAATGGTGCCGCTTCGGCACGCAGGACAGCACCGGCCTGGGCGTCAAGCTGGAGCGGATGACCTGGGGCACCTGGACCCCACACAAGGTGAAGCTGGCCGTCTCCGGCTGCCCGCGCAATTGCGCGGAGGCCACCATCAAGGACCTCGGCATCGTCTGCGTGGACAGCGGCTACGAGCTGCATGTCGGCGGCAACGGCGGCATGCATGTCCGGGCCTGCGACCTGCTGGTGAAGGTGGAGACCGAGGCGGAGGTGCTGGAATACACCGGCGCCTACATGCAGCTCTACCGCGAGGAGGCCCGCTATCTGGAGCGCACCGCCCCGTGGCTGGAGCGCGTCGGGCTGGACCACGTCAAGCGCCGGCTGGTCGATGATGCCGAAGGCCGCGCGGCGCTCAACGCCCGCTTCCTCTTCTCACAGAGCTTTTCGCAGGACGATCCCTGGGCCGAGCGGGCCAACGGGTCGGTGGACCGTCACGAATTCGCGCCGCTCGCTCAGGTGGGGTAA
- a CDS encoding CmpA/NrtA family ABC transporter substrate-binding protein — protein sequence MIRLPASPRTALLSAAATLALTLGSAQAAPLDVEKDQLKLGFIKLTDMAPLAIAAERGFFEDEGLSVTLEPQANWKVLLDRVISGELDGAHMLAGQPLGATIGFGTQANVVTAFSMDLNGNGITLSNEVWDRMKPNLPKGPDGKPLHPIKADALKPVIAQYRAEGKPFTMGMVFPVSTHNYELRYWLAAGGINPGYYAPNDVSGQIQADALLSVTPPPQMPATLEAGTIFGYSVGEPWNQQAVMKGIGVPVITDTEIWKNNPEKVFGVTEGWAAKNPKTHLALVKALIRAAMWLDENGNANRAEAVKILAKSEYVGADAKVIANSMTGTFEYEKGDKRAVPDFNVFFRYNATYPFYSDAVWYLTQMRRWGQIAEAKPDSWYDETARKVYKPEIYLKAARLLVEEGKAKEADFPWASDGYKPLDEGFIDGIAYDGRKPNEYLTKLPIGLKGGQALQGGQLVGG from the coding sequence GTGATCCGACTGCCCGCCTCCCCCCGCACCGCCCTGCTGTCCGCCGCCGCCACGCTGGCGCTGACGCTCGGGTCCGCCCAAGCCGCTCCGCTCGACGTGGAGAAGGACCAGCTCAAACTGGGCTTCATCAAACTCACCGACATGGCCCCGCTCGCCATCGCCGCGGAGAGGGGCTTCTTCGAGGACGAGGGCCTGTCGGTGACGCTGGAGCCGCAGGCCAACTGGAAGGTGCTGCTCGACCGCGTCATCTCCGGGGAGCTGGACGGCGCCCACATGCTGGCCGGCCAGCCGCTGGGCGCCACCATCGGTTTCGGCACCCAGGCCAACGTGGTGACCGCCTTCTCGATGGACCTCAATGGCAACGGCATCACCCTGTCCAACGAGGTGTGGGACCGGATGAAGCCCAACCTGCCCAAGGGGCCGGACGGCAAGCCGCTGCACCCGATCAAGGCCGACGCGCTGAAGCCGGTCATCGCCCAGTACCGGGCGGAGGGCAAGCCCTTCACCATGGGCATGGTCTTCCCCGTCTCCACCCACAATTACGAGCTTCGCTACTGGCTGGCCGCCGGCGGCATCAATCCCGGCTACTACGCGCCCAACGACGTGTCGGGCCAGATCCAGGCCGACGCCCTGCTGTCGGTCACCCCGCCGCCGCAGATGCCGGCAACCCTGGAGGCCGGGACCATCTTCGGCTACAGCGTCGGCGAGCCGTGGAATCAGCAGGCGGTGATGAAGGGCATCGGCGTGCCGGTCATCACCGACACCGAAATCTGGAAGAACAACCCGGAGAAGGTCTTCGGCGTCACCGAGGGCTGGGCCGCCAAGAACCCCAAGACCCATCTGGCGCTGGTCAAGGCGCTGATCCGCGCCGCCATGTGGCTGGACGAGAACGGCAACGCCAACCGCGCCGAGGCGGTGAAGATCCTGGCGAAGTCGGAGTATGTGGGGGCCGACGCCAAGGTCATCGCCAACTCGATGACCGGCACCTTCGAGTATGAGAAGGGCGACAAGCGGGCGGTTCCCGACTTCAACGTCTTCTTCCGCTACAACGCCACCTATCCCTTCTATTCCGACGCCGTCTGGTACCTGACGCAGATGCGCCGCTGGGGCCAGATCGCCGAGGCCAAGCCGGACTCCTGGTACGACGAGACCGCCCGCAAGGTCTACAAGCCGGAGATCTACCTGAAGGCCGCGCGGCTGCTGGTGGAGGAGGGCAAGGCCAAGGAGGCCGATTTCCCCTGGGCCAGCGACGGCTACAAGCCGCTGGACGAGGGTTTCATCGACGGCATCGCCTACGACGGCCGCAAGCCCAACGAGTACCTGACCAAGCTGCCCATCGGCCTGAAGGGCGGGCAGGCGCTGCAGGGCGGCCAGCTGGTCGGCGGTTGA
- a CDS encoding ANTAR domain-containing protein, with protein MANKPLTILVAGPDADATRPVEDGLAGAGGVDRIAVLHGFADLPARAAALAPDAVVAVLETPAPAALDGVFRLARSGACAVVLFADKAPPGAAVQAAEAGVAAFVLDGLHPARVRPILETALARFAAFETLKRERDEARTQLADRKLIERAKGILMQQKSLTEEAAYNALRKAAMKQGRRVADIAQSVITAAQIEL; from the coding sequence ATGGCGAACAAACCCCTGACCATTCTGGTGGCCGGCCCCGACGCCGACGCCACGCGTCCGGTGGAGGACGGCTTGGCCGGGGCGGGGGGCGTCGACCGGATCGCCGTGCTCCATGGCTTCGCCGATCTGCCCGCCCGCGCCGCCGCGCTGGCCCCGGACGCGGTCGTCGCCGTGCTGGAAACGCCGGCACCCGCCGCGTTGGACGGCGTCTTCCGGCTGGCCCGGTCGGGAGCCTGCGCCGTCGTGCTGTTCGCCGACAAGGCGCCGCCAGGGGCCGCGGTGCAGGCGGCGGAGGCCGGGGTCGCCGCCTTCGTCCTGGACGGGCTGCATCCCGCCCGCGTGCGGCCGATCCTGGAAACCGCGCTGGCGCGATTCGCTGCTTTTGAAACGCTGAAACGCGAACGCGACGAGGCCCGTACGCAGCTCGCCGACCGCAAGCTGATCGAGCGGGCGAAGGGGATCCTGATGCAACAGAAGTCTTTGACCGAAGAGGCGGCTTACAACGCCCTGCGCAAGGCCGCCATGAAGCAGGGCCGCCGCGTCGCCGACATCGCGCAAAGCGTCATCACCGCGGCCCAGATCGAGCTGTGA
- the nirD gene encoding nitrite reductase small subunit NirD codes for MDQSISWITVGSVEDIPRQGSRVVRTGFGDIALFRTVTDEVYALEDRCPHAGGPLSQGIVHGARVTCPLHSWVIDLASGEAVGPDEGCAGHCPVRVVDGAVQLGLAAFRPGRGGCGHG; via the coding sequence ATGGATCAGAGCATTTCCTGGATCACCGTCGGCTCGGTCGAGGACATTCCCCGCCAGGGGTCCCGCGTGGTGCGGACCGGCTTCGGCGACATCGCCCTGTTCCGCACCGTGACGGACGAGGTCTACGCGCTGGAGGACCGCTGCCCGCACGCCGGCGGCCCGCTGTCGCAGGGCATCGTCCACGGCGCGCGTGTGACCTGCCCGCTGCACAGCTGGGTGATCGACCTCGCCAGCGGCGAGGCGGTCGGGCCGGACGAGGGCTGCGCCGGCCATTGCCCGGTGCGGGTGGTGGACGGCGCGGTGCAGCTCGGGCTGGCCGCCTTCCGTCCGGGACGCGGAGGGTGCGGCCATGGGTGA
- a CDS encoding ABC transporter permease: MTSVTEASTLSAAEAMRARRKARLAHGLNRAAATLQIVGLGWLSRLLRMAAGDSPRQQGRELWQQMGVPLTALMLFLAAWAWLAPQVNTSLGAIPGPAQVWEQVGVLHADHKAERAKEAAFYDRQAKRNAELLAKDPSAEVKNRAYAGKPTYLDQIVTSLKTVFTGFLLGALVAVPLGVACGLSRTVNAAMNPLIQIFKPVSPLAWLPLVTMVVSATVSSDNPTFEKSFLTSAITVTLCSLWPTLINTAVGVSSIDKDLMNVGKVLQLSGPTMVRRLVLPSALPYIFTGLRLSLGVGWMVLIAAEMLAQNPGLGKFVWDEFQNGSSSSLARIMVAVFTIGLIGFLLDRVMLAFQAAVSHTGTR, translated from the coding sequence ATGACCAGCGTGACCGAAGCCTCCACCCTCTCCGCCGCCGAGGCGATGCGCGCCCGGCGCAAGGCCCGCCTCGCCCACGGCCTGAACCGCGCCGCCGCCACCCTGCAGATCGTCGGGCTCGGCTGGCTCAGCCGGCTGCTGCGCATGGCCGCCGGGGACAGCCCGCGCCAGCAGGGGCGGGAGCTGTGGCAGCAGATGGGCGTCCCGCTGACCGCCCTGATGCTGTTCCTCGCCGCCTGGGCGTGGCTGGCCCCGCAGGTGAACACCAGCCTGGGCGCCATCCCCGGCCCCGCCCAGGTGTGGGAGCAGGTCGGCGTCCTCCACGCCGACCACAAGGCGGAGCGCGCCAAGGAGGCCGCCTTCTACGACCGGCAGGCCAAGCGCAACGCCGAGCTGCTGGCCAAGGACCCGAGCGCCGAGGTGAAGAACCGCGCCTACGCCGGCAAGCCGACCTATCTCGACCAGATCGTCACCAGCCTGAAGACGGTCTTCACCGGCTTCCTGCTCGGCGCGCTGGTGGCGGTGCCGCTGGGGGTGGCCTGTGGCCTGTCGCGCACGGTCAACGCGGCGATGAACCCGCTGATCCAGATCTTCAAGCCGGTGTCGCCGCTGGCCTGGCTGCCGCTGGTCACCATGGTGGTCAGCGCCACGGTGTCGAGCGACAACCCGACCTTCGAGAAGTCCTTCCTGACCTCCGCCATCACGGTCACGCTCTGCTCGCTGTGGCCGACGCTGATCAACACGGCGGTCGGCGTGTCCTCCATCGACAAGGACCTGATGAACGTCGGCAAGGTGCTTCAGCTCTCCGGCCCAACGATGGTCCGCCGGCTCGTGCTGCCATCGGCGCTGCCCTACATCTTCACCGGCCTGCGGCTGTCGCTGGGCGTGGGCTGGATGGTGCTGATCGCGGCGGAGATGCTGGCCCAGAACCCCGGCCTCGGCAAGTTCGTGTGGGACGAGTTCCAGAACGGCTCCTCCTCCTCGCTCGCCCGCATCATGGTGGCGGTCTTCACCATCGGCCTGATCGGCTTCCTGCTCGACCGCGTCATGCTGGCCTTCCAGGCCGCCGTTTCCCACACCGGCACCCGCTGA